GTATATTTAAAGGACATGTTAGAGATGTGCCAAGGGGGTTTGGGAAGCCCTTATCTTCCCAGATAACGCCCGGCCCGCCGATTCGCTGGGGCCCGCCgagctgggaagcaggaggcgataagggagggagggagaggggcaaGAGCCAGCATTACCGGTGTGTGTCCGGATGtgtccctgcagcagccagggccGGGAGAAGGCTTTCCCGCACATCTTGCAGACGCAGGGCAGCGTGTGGCTCCGGATGTGCATCTTGAGAGCCCCCAGGCTCACGTACTCCTTCTCGCAGTACTTGCAGCTGAAGGATTTCCTGGCCTGGGCGTCACAGTGCAATTGCTTGTGCTTGGAGAGCCCGGCAAAGGTGGAGTAAGCCTTGGCACACTGGGCACAGCGGAACCGCTCGGCGGCAGCGGGGGCCgaggctgggctgggggggccCGAGCTCTTGCCTTCATCCTCCTCGCTGGAGAGCGTTGTCAGGtccagggcaggggctgcaccGCCCGCAGCCTCGCTGCCCGGGCTGCCcgggaagaggctggagagcagccccgcaTCCCACACCAGCCGCGGGTAGTAGGCACCGGGGCCGAGCACCTCGGGCGGGGGGATGACGGGCAGCGGGCACGTCTCGTACAGCAGCGGGGCGGCCAGCACTGCGGGAGGCAGCAGCATTTAGCGGGGGTCCGGTGCTCCCCGTGGGCTCCGACCCACCCCCGCGGCTTCCACAGCACCCTCGGGACGATGGGACCCATCCCGAGCCATCCCCGGGGGATACTCACGGCCCACCCCAAAGCCAGAGGGGCGAAGGGACCCCAGCCCACCCCACAGGGTCCCAGAGCCCCAGCCCACCCCGGACCAAAGGAGACCCCACCCCACAGGGGCTCGGCGCCGGTGCGCACCCTGCTGTAAGGAACGGGGCAACCCTGCACCCCTGCCCACGGGGAGCCCCCAGCgcctctgcccagcctggggcACCGGGGAGCGGCTCCGCATCCCGGGGCACGGGGGATGCACGAAATTGGGAGACACACCCTCGCCTCCCTGCAAAAgtcacccacccacccaccgGCTCCCGTGCGGAGA
Above is a genomic segment from Cuculus canorus isolate bCucCan1 chromosome 16, bCucCan1.pri, whole genome shotgun sequence containing:
- the SNAI1 gene encoding zinc finger protein SNAI1 — protein: MPRSFLVKKHFSASKKPNYSELESQAVLAAPLLYETCPLPVIPPPEVLGPGAYYPRLVWDAGLLSSLFPGSPGSEAAGGAAPALDLTTLSSEEDEGKSSGPPSPASAPAAAERFRCAQCAKAYSTFAGLSKHKQLHCDAQARKSFSCKYCEKEYVSLGALKMHIRSHTLPCVCKMCGKAFSRPWLLQGHIRTHTGEKPFSCTHCNRAFADRSNLRAHLQTHSDVKKYQCKTCSRTFSRMSLLHKHEETGCSGSR